A stretch of the Crocinitomicaceae bacterium genome encodes the following:
- a CDS encoding VWA domain-containing protein: MELLLTYHPIWIFVITLLAAIFPLALYYKDKLTEDASKTAKFIMAIFRFFAVWMILFLVLGIVIEHTEERTEEPLIVIASDNSESVVMHVDSNWYRTEYPQAMNNLSVRLQEKFEVAMYSFSDLPEGDLKTDFTGKSTDIAKALQHIFEQYANRNIGAIILATDGIYNTGANPIYTVSEKSFVPVYTIGLGDTSLQRDAKIDLVNHNKVAFMGNDFPVEINFSGVKTQGENIQISLRKGNDIIASQAYKFNSDYDQSKIMFMVKAKTAGLQKYTAVISTVDGEYTTRNNVYNFYVEVIDGRQKILLAHDAPHPDIAALRFVIENNENYEAEVKYFKEITNLTEYDLVVVHNYQSGNTTLDEAILNGTVPFLLINGTSTNMSKLQSLKVGFSGNGNSTEELGFAVNTSFRDILLSPKIIQTLSSAPPLHAPFGNLSYSNALDILAFQKVGNIQLDQPLIYFTTKEKSRLGVIMGEGIWRWRLYDQQRNKSTLIFEEFTSKLITYLAVKENKDPFKINIENEYNENEEIKISAELYNKSYELIRDAEINFTLTDQDSNEFKLAFLPSPTGYQLNLGKLKSGIYQWKANTKFSDQTYSKAGNFLVNEVRLEWINTTANHRLLRNISENTSGKFYFPDQTDLLAEEILNSKEMVSVVYQEKTFDDIIDFRWLFFVIMSALAAEWFYRKYSGGY; encoded by the coding sequence TTGGAACTGCTTCTCACATATCACCCGATCTGGATTTTCGTAATCACCTTGCTGGCTGCTATTTTTCCGCTTGCACTCTATTACAAAGACAAGTTAACTGAAGACGCTAGTAAAACTGCCAAGTTCATCATGGCTATTTTCAGATTTTTTGCGGTTTGGATGATTCTATTCCTTGTACTTGGCATTGTGATTGAACATACTGAAGAGCGTACTGAAGAACCTTTGATTGTAATAGCATCGGACAATTCTGAATCAGTTGTTATGCATGTTGATTCCAACTGGTATCGCACTGAATACCCTCAAGCGATGAATAATCTTTCAGTGCGTTTGCAAGAGAAATTTGAAGTAGCCATGTACAGTTTTTCAGATTTGCCTGAAGGAGATTTGAAAACAGATTTCACGGGTAAGTCAACCGATATTGCAAAAGCGCTGCAACATATATTTGAACAATATGCGAATAGAAATATTGGCGCAATAATTCTTGCAACAGACGGAATTTACAATACCGGGGCAAACCCCATTTACACAGTTTCTGAAAAAAGTTTTGTTCCGGTATACACAATAGGGCTTGGAGATACCAGTTTGCAACGCGATGCAAAAATTGATCTTGTAAATCACAATAAAGTAGCTTTTATGGGAAATGATTTTCCCGTAGAAATCAATTTCTCAGGTGTAAAAACGCAAGGTGAAAACATTCAGATTTCACTGCGCAAAGGCAACGATATAATTGCAAGCCAGGCATACAAATTCAATTCGGACTATGATCAATCCAAGATCATGTTTATGGTGAAAGCAAAGACAGCAGGTTTACAAAAGTATACTGCGGTAATTTCAACAGTTGACGGAGAATATACAACCAGAAATAACGTGTACAATTTTTACGTTGAAGTAATTGACGGCAGACAAAAAATTCTTCTTGCGCATGATGCACCACATCCTGATATTGCAGCACTGCGATTTGTCATAGAGAACAATGAAAACTATGAGGCAGAGGTAAAATATTTTAAAGAGATCACGAATTTGACTGAGTACGATTTGGTGGTTGTGCACAATTATCAATCAGGAAACACAACACTGGATGAAGCAATTCTGAACGGCACTGTTCCTTTCCTATTAATCAATGGTACCTCAACCAACATGAGCAAACTTCAAAGTTTAAAAGTTGGATTCAGCGGTAACGGTAATTCAACTGAGGAGTTAGGATTTGCAGTGAACACAAGTTTCAGAGACATTTTATTATCCCCTAAAATTATTCAAACCTTGAGCTCTGCTCCTCCCCTGCATGCACCATTTGGTAATTTATCATACAGCAATGCATTGGATATTCTGGCATTTCAAAAAGTTGGAAACATTCAACTTGATCAACCTCTCATTTACTTTACAACCAAAGAAAAATCAAGATTAGGCGTGATCATGGGAGAAGGCATCTGGCGTTGGAGACTATATGACCAGCAGCGCAATAAATCTACCTTGATATTTGAAGAATTCACCAGTAAGTTAATCACCTATCTTGCGGTGAAAGAAAATAAAGATCCATTCAAAATAAATATTGAGAATGAATACAATGAAAATGAAGAGATAAAAATATCTGCTGAATTGTACAACAAATCATACGAATTAATCAGAGATGCAGAAATAAATTTCACCTTGACGGATCAAGACAGTAACGAATTCAAACTTGCCTTTTTACCATCACCAACCGGTTATCAACTTAATCTTGGTAAACTCAAATCAGGCATTTATCAATGGAAAGCAAACACTAAATTTTCAGATCAAACCTATAGCAAAGCAGGAAATTTTTTAGTAAACGAAGTTCGATTGGAATGGATTAATACTACTGCTAATCACAGGTTATTGCGTAATATTTCAGAAAATACTTCAGGCAAGTTTTATTTTCCAGATCAGACAGATTTGCTTGCTGAAGAAATTTTAAACAGTAAAGAAATGGTGTCAGTAGTTTATCAAGAAAAAACATTTGATGACATCATAGATTTCAGGTGGTTGTTTTTTGTTATTATGTCTGCCTTGGCCGCTGAGTGGTTTTATCGCAAATACAGTGGGGGATATTAA